In the Aromatoleum bremense genome, one interval contains:
- a CDS encoding type II toxin-antitoxin system death-on-curing family toxin has protein sequence MARWRWIDKRALILLHDESLAEHGGASGMRDEGLLDSALARPLNLTAYGEPNFAALAASYGVGVAKNHPFVDGNKRAAFLCVGLFLYLNGYRLRATQAEATVAMLAVASGELDEAAFAEWLRRHTGSR, from the coding sequence ATGGCTCGCTGGCGCTGGATCGACAAACGCGCGCTGATCCTGCTGCACGATGAAAGTCTCGCCGAGCACGGCGGGGCTTCCGGGATGCGTGACGAGGGCTTGCTCGATTCCGCGCTGGCCCGCCCGCTCAACCTCACCGCCTACGGCGAACCCAACTTCGCGGCATTGGCCGCGTCGTACGGCGTGGGCGTGGCGAAGAATCATCCGTTTGTCGATGGCAACAAGCGCGCGGCCTTCCTCTGTGTCGGCCTGTTCCTGTATCTGAACGGTTATCGCCTGCGCGCGACGCAGGCCGAGGCGACCGTCGCCATGCTCGCGGTCGCCTCCGGCGAACTCGATGAAGCGGCCTTCGCCGAGTGGCTGCGGCGCCATACCGGCTCGCGCTGA
- a CDS encoding multiheme c-type cytochrome, whose protein sequence is MVLGLTLTLAACGPDPRSPPSPAAAPPVDNQSFLERHWQRPLAPQGAAPAAFSPLEASLDPAACGQCHTPQFEDWQTTLHSKAMGPGLVGQLQEMDADAVDDHQACLRCHAPLAEQEADLQQTLAASGAAPARPDGAAFTHGLTCAGCHVREHGRFGPARRDGSGPATGDKMPHDGWQVAAAFADSRFCAACHQFEPDGYSLNGKLLENTYEEWRTSRYGRDNQTCQSCHMPDRRHLWRGIHDPEMVRAGLAIEFPAPSTAAGRVTAELTITSRGVGHAFPTYVTPQVIVEIGQAGRDGALLPETVERHLIARDVSLDLSEERSDTRILPDEARRYGYDRPRAARAAALVARIRVEPDAFYAEFYRATLRDTGFTKGRAAIGEALRQAERSGYVLYESQQDLSAAASSRR, encoded by the coding sequence GTGGTTCTGGGACTGACGCTCACACTCGCCGCCTGCGGCCCCGATCCGCGCTCGCCACCCTCGCCTGCGGCGGCTCCACCGGTCGATAATCAGTCGTTTCTCGAACGGCACTGGCAGCGTCCGCTCGCGCCCCAGGGTGCGGCGCCCGCGGCTTTCAGTCCGCTGGAGGCCTCCCTCGACCCCGCCGCGTGCGGACAATGCCACACACCCCAGTTCGAGGACTGGCAGACGACACTGCACAGCAAGGCGATGGGCCCGGGGCTGGTGGGCCAGTTGCAGGAGATGGACGCCGACGCCGTCGACGACCATCAGGCGTGCCTGCGTTGTCATGCGCCGCTCGCCGAGCAGGAAGCCGACCTGCAGCAAACGTTGGCGGCATCCGGGGCCGCACCCGCGCGCCCCGACGGCGCCGCCTTCACTCACGGCCTCACCTGCGCCGGCTGCCACGTGCGCGAGCACGGCCGCTTCGGGCCAGCGCGCCGCGACGGCAGCGGGCCGGCGACCGGGGACAAAATGCCCCACGACGGCTGGCAGGTCGCCGCGGCCTTCGCAGACTCGCGCTTCTGCGCCGCCTGCCACCAGTTCGAGCCCGACGGCTACAGCCTCAACGGCAAGCTGCTCGAGAACACGTATGAGGAGTGGCGGACGAGCCGCTACGGCCGCGACAACCAAACCTGCCAGTCCTGCCACATGCCCGACCGGCGCCATCTGTGGCGCGGCATCCATGATCCGGAAATGGTGAGGGCGGGGCTCGCGATCGAATTCCCGGCGCCTTCGACCGCCGCGGGCCGGGTAACGGCCGAACTCACTATTACCAGCCGCGGCGTCGGCCATGCCTTCCCGACCTACGTCACGCCGCAGGTCATCGTCGAGATCGGCCAGGCCGGCCGCGACGGCGCCCTGCTCCCCGAGACGGTCGAGCGCCACCTTATCGCCCGCGACGTGAGCCTGGACCTTTCCGAGGAGCGCTCCGACACCCGCATCCTGCCCGACGAGGCGCGTCGCTACGGCTACGACCGCCCGCGTGCGGCCAGAGCGGCCGCCCTCGTCGCGCGCATCCGGGTCGAGCCCGACGCCTTCTACGCCGAGTTCTACCGCGCGACGCTGCGGGACACGGGCTTCACCAAGGGGCGCGCGGCCATCGGCGAGGCCCTGCGGCAGGCCGAACGCTCGGGCTATGTGCTGTACGAGTCGCAGCAGGATCTGAGCGCCGCCGCGTCCTCGCGACGCTAG
- a CDS encoding carboxymuconolactone decarboxylase family protein, which yields MKPSSRIPTDPRHRFPWYARLVFANQRRRYGRELEPARLWARTPKVFAALSLLYGALDRRRSPIEPALRSLLTVRVSQINWCAFCVDINSATGLKRGVSEEQLAALANFEQSPLFDTRQKAALAYAEAMTRSDAGVDDALMARLRSHFSDDEIIELTALVAFQNMSSKFNAALAVAPQGFCRTGTRSGEAESKSPPDPASTHAG from the coding sequence ATGAAACCCAGCTCCCGCATCCCGACCGACCCCCGGCACCGCTTTCCCTGGTACGCGCGCCTGGTGTTCGCCAACCAGCGCCGCCGCTACGGGCGCGAGCTCGAGCCGGCGCGCCTGTGGGCGCGCACGCCGAAGGTCTTTGCCGCGCTGTCGCTGCTCTACGGGGCGCTCGACCGCCGGCGCTCGCCGATCGAGCCCGCGCTGCGCTCGCTCCTCACGGTGCGGGTGTCGCAGATCAACTGGTGCGCCTTCTGTGTGGATATCAATTCGGCGACCGGCCTCAAGCGCGGCGTGAGCGAAGAGCAGCTTGCCGCGCTCGCGAACTTCGAGCAATCGCCCCTTTTCGATACCCGCCAGAAGGCGGCGCTTGCCTATGCCGAGGCGATGACGCGCAGCGACGCCGGCGTCGACGACGCGCTCATGGCGCGGCTGAGATCCCATTTCAGCGATGACGAAATCATCGAGCTGACGGCGCTCGTCGCCTTCCAGAACATGTCGAGCAAGTTCAACGCGGCGCTCGCCGTCGCGCCTCAGGGCTTTTGCCGAACCGGGACGCGGTCCGGCGAGGCCGAGTCGAAAAGCCCGCCCGATCCGGCGTCGACGCATGCGGGCTAG
- the merA gene encoding mercury(II) reductase has product MSDWPAACAQQTTDGPQRIAIIGSGGAATAAALKAAERGAAVTLIECGVIGGTCVNVGCIPSKILIRAAHIAHLRRESPFDAGIAAAAPAIRRERLLAQQQARVDALRRAKYEDLLGNHPAITLLRGEAAFDGPRRLAVRLADGAERTVAFDRCLVATGARPELPPIAGLKDTPFWTSDEALAGRELPGRLAVIGSSVVAVELAQAFARLGCKVTILARHTLFHREDPAIGEAITRAFRAEGIEVLEHTEASHVAHGAGGFVLTTGQGTLQADKLLVATGRAPNTAALNLEAAEVAVDARGAIVVDRSMRTTSPYVFAAGDCTDQPQFVYVAAAAGTRAAINMTGGKAALDLSTMPAVVFTDPQVATVGLTEAAARECGIESESRVLALDQVPRALVNFDTRGFIKLVADAESGCLIGVQAVAPEAGELIQSAALAIRHRMTVEDLADQLFPYLTMVEGLKLAAQAFTKDVAELSCCAG; this is encoded by the coding sequence ATGAGTGACTGGCCCGCAGCGTGTGCCCAGCAAACGACCGACGGCCCGCAGCGCATCGCGATAATCGGCAGCGGCGGTGCCGCGACGGCGGCGGCACTGAAGGCTGCCGAGCGCGGCGCGGCCGTGACGCTCATCGAATGCGGAGTGATCGGCGGCACCTGCGTCAATGTCGGCTGCATTCCTTCGAAGATCCTGATCCGTGCGGCCCACATTGCCCACCTGCGGCGGGAGAGTCCGTTCGACGCGGGCATCGCGGCGGCCGCGCCGGCGATCCGACGCGAGCGTCTTCTCGCGCAACAGCAGGCGCGTGTCGATGCGCTGCGTCGCGCGAAGTACGAAGACCTTCTCGGCAATCATCCGGCCATCACGCTGCTGCGCGGCGAGGCCGCCTTCGATGGGCCTCGCCGCCTCGCCGTGCGCCTCGCGGACGGGGCCGAGCGCACCGTCGCGTTCGACCGCTGCCTCGTCGCGACCGGTGCGCGGCCGGAGTTGCCGCCGATCGCGGGCCTCAAGGACACCCCGTTCTGGACCTCGGACGAGGCGCTCGCGGGCCGTGAACTTCCCGGACGGCTGGCCGTGATCGGCTCGTCCGTCGTCGCGGTCGAACTGGCGCAGGCCTTCGCGCGACTGGGCTGCAAGGTGACGATCCTCGCACGCCACACCCTGTTTCACCGCGAGGATCCCGCGATCGGCGAGGCCATCACCAGGGCCTTCCGCGCCGAAGGCATCGAGGTGCTCGAGCATACCGAGGCGAGCCATGTCGCCCATGGCGCGGGCGGGTTTGTCCTGACGACGGGGCAGGGCACGCTGCAGGCGGACAAGCTGCTCGTCGCGACCGGGCGCGCGCCGAACACCGCGGCCTTGAATCTCGAGGCCGCCGAGGTCGCCGTCGACGCGCGCGGCGCGATCGTCGTCGACCGGTCGATGCGCACGACCTCGCCTTACGTCTTCGCGGCCGGCGACTGCACCGACCAACCGCAATTCGTCTATGTTGCGGCTGCCGCCGGCACGCGCGCGGCGATCAACATGACGGGCGGCAAGGCGGCGCTCGACTTGAGCACCATGCCGGCGGTAGTGTTCACGGACCCTCAGGTCGCGACGGTGGGGCTCACCGAGGCCGCCGCGCGCGAATGCGGCATCGAGTCCGAGAGCCGCGTGCTCGCCCTTGATCAGGTGCCGCGCGCGCTGGTCAACTTCGATACCCGGGGCTTCATCAAGCTCGTCGCCGACGCCGAATCGGGCTGCCTGATCGGCGTCCAGGCCGTCGCGCCCGAGGCGGGCGAGCTGATCCAGAGCGCGGCGCTGGCGATCCGCCACCGGATGACGGTCGAGGATCTTGCCGACCAGCTGTTTCCTTACCTGACGATGGTCGAGGGCCTGAAGCTCGCGGCGCAGGCATTCACGAAGGACGTCGCGGAGCTCTCGTGCTGTGCCGGATAG
- the merF gene encoding mercury resistance system transport protein MerF codes for MHEDRQERKEFEAVKTRNLLRTGITGSVVAAVCCATPVLVILLGAVGLSAWVGWLDYVLIPALIAFVGLTIYALRRQRRERAFCEPETEPGPDWKKGASNE; via the coding sequence ATGCACGAAGATCGTCAGGAACGGAAGGAGTTTGAGGCCGTGAAAACCCGCAACTTGCTGCGAACCGGCATCACCGGCTCGGTAGTCGCCGCGGTGTGCTGCGCGACGCCGGTTCTCGTGATCCTCCTTGGGGCCGTCGGACTCTCTGCATGGGTCGGCTGGCTCGATTACGTGCTGATACCGGCGCTCATTGCGTTCGTCGGTCTCACGATCTATGCACTGCGGCGGCAGCGGAGGGAGCGCGCCTTTTGCGAGCCTGAAACCGAACCCGGGCCGGACTGGAAAAAGGGAGCTTCAAATGAGTGA
- a CDS encoding DUF3179 domain-containing protein — MKHAHFRHLAVALITLAVSASGWAIERNGFRLDGAAVPVDEILPGGPPRNGIPAIDRPRFVPAARAGHVKPEDRVLGVVRGKTARAYPIAILNWHEVVNDRFGDEAIVVTFCPLCGTGMAFAARVAGRDLSFGVSGLLYNSDVLLYDRQTESLWSQIMAQAVTGPMRGQRLTFLPTAHTTWAEWRARHPATEVLSEETGYGRDYARDPYAGYRDSPDLIFPVATQDKRLHPKEQVIGLALGGEHKAYPFSALARVGRRAVEDRVGGQAIRVEFDPEARTGRVLDADGRELPSVIAFWFAWLAFHPQTALYEGK, encoded by the coding sequence ATGAAGCACGCGCATTTCCGGCATCTTGCCGTCGCGCTGATCACCCTCGCGGTGTCGGCGTCGGGATGGGCGATCGAACGCAACGGTTTCCGCCTCGACGGTGCTGCCGTCCCGGTCGACGAGATTCTTCCGGGCGGCCCGCCGCGCAACGGCATCCCGGCGATCGACCGCCCGCGCTTCGTGCCTGCGGCGCGTGCCGGCCACGTCAAGCCCGAAGACCGCGTGCTCGGCGTCGTGCGCGGGAAGACTGCGCGCGCCTATCCGATCGCGATCCTGAACTGGCACGAGGTCGTCAACGACCGCTTCGGCGACGAGGCGATCGTCGTCACCTTCTGCCCGCTGTGCGGCACCGGCATGGCCTTCGCGGCACGCGTCGCCGGGCGTGATCTCTCGTTCGGCGTCTCGGGCCTGCTCTACAACAGCGATGTGCTGCTCTACGACCGGCAGACCGAGTCGCTGTGGTCGCAGATCATGGCGCAGGCGGTCACCGGGCCGATGCGCGGGCAGCGCCTGACCTTCCTGCCGACCGCGCACACGACCTGGGCCGAGTGGCGCGCGCGCCATCCGGCGACCGAAGTCCTGTCCGAGGAAACCGGCTACGGCCGCGACTATGCGCGCGACCCCTACGCCGGCTACCGCGACAGCCCCGACCTGATATTTCCCGTCGCGACGCAGGACAAGCGCCTGCATCCGAAGGAACAGGTGATCGGCCTCGCGCTCGGCGGCGAGCACAAGGCCTACCCGTTCTCGGCCCTGGCGCGGGTCGGGCGGCGTGCCGTCGAGGACCGCGTCGGCGGCCAGGCGATCCGCGTCGAGTTCGATCCCGAGGCACGTACCGGGCGGGTGCTCGACGCCGACGGGCGCGAGCTGCCCAGCGTGATCGCGTTCTGGTTCGCCTGGCTCGCTTTTCATCCGCAGACCGCGCTCTACGAGGGCAAATGA
- a CDS encoding cytochrome c peroxidase, producing the protein MNHADTCRTGRTVAAMISAGLVSAALGLPLAAFAAGNPCAAGSQATRAANPCAANPCAAKNPCAAKNPCAAKNPCAAKAIQRPAGYKPYKGDRAELVAAGKKLFSDKSLSTNNSSCATCHTDYAGYQASFTQPYPHKVEMAQGTYGMKQIHLDEMVQLCITTPMAGKALDWKSKDLAALVAYMEEEQKGYKEHAKKNPCAAKNPCAAKNPCAAKNPCAAK; encoded by the coding sequence ATGAACCACGCCGATACGTGTCGTACCGGTCGCACCGTCGCCGCGATGATCTCCGCCGGTCTCGTCAGCGCCGCGCTGGGCCTGCCGCTCGCGGCGTTCGCAGCCGGCAATCCTTGTGCAGCGGGAAGCCAGGCGACGCGCGCCGCGAATCCCTGCGCGGCAAATCCGTGCGCCGCAAAGAACCCGTGCGCCGCAAAGAACCCGTGCGCTGCGAAGAACCCGTGCGCCGCGAAGGCCATCCAGCGTCCGGCGGGGTACAAGCCTTACAAGGGCGATCGCGCCGAACTGGTCGCTGCCGGCAAGAAACTCTTCTCCGACAAGAGCCTGTCGACAAACAACTCGTCCTGTGCGACCTGCCACACCGACTACGCCGGCTACCAGGCGAGCTTCACCCAGCCCTACCCGCACAAGGTCGAAATGGCTCAGGGCACCTACGGCATGAAGCAGATCCATCTAGACGAGATGGTGCAGCTGTGCATCACGACACCGATGGCCGGCAAGGCGCTCGACTGGAAATCGAAGGATCTCGCGGCTCTGGTCGCCTACATGGAAGAGGAGCAGAAGGGCTACAAGGAACACGCGAAAAAGAATCCCTGCGCGGCAAAGAACCCGTGCGCCGCGAAGAATCCCTGTGCCGCGAAGAATCCATGCGCCGCGAAATGA